A window from Methylococcus mesophilus encodes these proteins:
- a CDS encoding type II toxin-antitoxin system Phd/YefM family antitoxin, whose amino-acid sequence MVLFSVEATTMRYSSQVKPISYLKANAAEVLARLAERREPLVITQNGEAKAVLQDVATFEETQEALALLKILALGNQDVEAGRIKPVADVVARLRAKHATA is encoded by the coding sequence ATGGTCCTCTTTAGTGTCGAGGCCACGACCATGCGCTATTCCTCCCAAGTCAAACCCATCAGCTATCTCAAAGCCAACGCCGCCGAGGTGCTGGCGCGTCTTGCCGAACGGCGGGAGCCTTTGGTCATTACGCAGAATGGGGAGGCCAAAGCTGTATTGCAGGATGTCGCCACGTTCGAAGAAACTCAGGAAGCGCTGGCTCTACTGAAAATTCTGGCACTGGGAAACCAGGACGTGGAAGCGGGCCGGATCAAGCCTGTCGCCGACGTCGTAGCGCGCCTGCGCGCCAAGCACGCAACGGCCTGA
- a CDS encoding type II toxin-antitoxin system RelE/ParE family toxin: MADPLKPYEVLLTQGAEQDLEAIHDYIAEFDCPANAGYVLDRLLEAVEDLAQFPERGGYPKELVPLGIKEYRQTAFKPYRVIYRIIGRQVIVYLIADGRRDMQSVLARRLLGA, encoded by the coding sequence ATGGCGGACCCACTGAAGCCTTATGAAGTCCTGCTTACCCAGGGCGCGGAACAGGATCTGGAAGCCATTCACGATTACATTGCCGAGTTCGACTGCCCAGCGAATGCCGGCTATGTTCTCGACCGGTTGTTGGAAGCCGTGGAGGATTTGGCGCAGTTTCCCGAACGCGGCGGCTATCCAAAGGAACTGGTGCCGCTGGGCATCAAGGAGTACCGGCAAACCGCGTTCAAACCCTACCGGGTGATCTATCGGATCATCGGCCGCCAAGTGATCGTTTACCTGATCGCCGATGGCCGCCGCGATATGCAGTCGGTGCTGGCTCGCAGGCTGCTCGGCGCTTGA
- a CDS encoding L,D-transpeptidase family protein: MAAFSIGADAAGTAPDAPAAHIDGLLASGVHPRLRWGRFADFQNQLRALYLAQGSRPLWLDGGRPVKQSAAVLECLRMADDQGLNSSDYDIELLGGWLEKLNDGRAAGAEEAAQFEVAMSLALMRYGSNLALGRVSPRAADFALEVAPKRLDLPALVQRLARGSRPCDAIAELEPKLPLYRNLKAALPRYRGLAENYDVSALAFPPKLSPGDRHKEVPALRKRLSALGFLPQESSSKDPEAYAGDLVEAVERFQERHGLAPDGVIGKGTLAALNVSPAARLRQIRLGLERLRWLPERFDGPFILVNIPSFHLYGYGEDPERPEVSMNVVVGQSSGGHNTPVFHSDMTYVVFRPYWNLPRAITVKEMLPGILRDPGYLARHNLELVPSFGNGSQVYEPSLESLEMLSAGSLKLRQRPGPKNALGLVKFAFPNNDNIYLHSTPSVNLFQRARRDFSHGCIRVQDPVGLAEFVLKRQDEAWSLERIEEAMNGAQSRTVTLKQPLPVYIYYSTVLAAPDGSVEFFEDIYGLDRVLEQLLDKGLPYPS; the protein is encoded by the coding sequence ATGGCGGCATTTTCGATCGGCGCCGATGCCGCGGGGACTGCACCGGATGCGCCGGCGGCGCACATCGATGGACTGCTCGCGTCGGGTGTCCATCCCCGGCTGCGCTGGGGGCGTTTTGCGGATTTCCAGAACCAGTTGCGGGCCTTGTACCTTGCCCAAGGTTCACGGCCTTTGTGGCTGGACGGGGGCCGGCCGGTGAAACAGTCGGCCGCCGTTCTCGAGTGTCTGCGCATGGCCGACGACCAGGGCCTGAACAGCAGCGACTACGATATCGAGCTCCTGGGCGGCTGGCTCGAGAAGCTCAACGACGGCAGGGCGGCCGGTGCGGAGGAGGCGGCGCAGTTCGAGGTGGCGATGAGCCTCGCCTTGATGCGCTACGGCTCGAATCTCGCCCTCGGCCGGGTCAGCCCGCGCGCCGCCGATTTCGCCCTGGAGGTGGCGCCGAAGCGGCTCGACCTGCCCGCGCTGGTGCAGCGCCTCGCCCGCGGCTCCCGGCCCTGTGACGCCATCGCCGAGCTGGAGCCGAAGCTGCCCCTCTACCGGAACCTCAAGGCGGCCCTGCCGCGTTACCGGGGATTGGCTGAGAACTACGACGTCTCGGCGCTGGCCTTTCCGCCCAAACTCAGCCCGGGCGACCGCCACAAGGAGGTTCCCGCCTTGCGCAAACGCCTGTCCGCGCTGGGTTTTCTGCCGCAAGAGTCGTCCTCCAAAGACCCGGAGGCCTATGCCGGCGATCTGGTCGAGGCCGTCGAGCGTTTCCAGGAGCGTCACGGCCTGGCGCCGGACGGGGTGATCGGCAAGGGCACGCTGGCGGCGCTCAACGTGTCGCCGGCCGCGCGGCTCAGGCAGATCCGGCTGGGGCTGGAGCGGTTGCGCTGGCTGCCGGAGCGGTTCGATGGACCCTTCATCCTGGTGAACATCCCCTCGTTCCATTTGTACGGCTACGGCGAGGATCCCGAGCGGCCGGAGGTGTCGATGAACGTGGTCGTGGGCCAGTCGTCCGGGGGACACAACACGCCGGTCTTCCATTCCGACATGACCTACGTGGTGTTCCGCCCTTACTGGAACCTGCCGCGCGCCATCACGGTCAAGGAAATGCTGCCGGGCATCCTGCGCGACCCGGGCTACCTGGCCCGCCACAATCTGGAGCTGGTGCCCAGCTTCGGCAACGGCTCCCAGGTCTACGAGCCCAGCCTGGAAAGCCTGGAGATGCTGTCGGCCGGCTCGCTCAAGCTGCGCCAGCGGCCGGGGCCGAAGAACGCGCTGGGGCTGGTCAAGTTCGCGTTTCCCAACAACGACAACATCTATCTGCACAGCACGCCCAGCGTGAACCTGTTCCAGCGGGCGCGGCGGGATTTCAGCCACGGCTGCATCCGGGTCCAGGATCCCGTGGGGCTGGCGGAGTTCGTCCTGAAACGCCAGGACGAGGCCTGGTCCCTCGAGCGGATCGAGGAGGCGATGAACGGCGCCCAGTCGCGCACGGTCACGCTGAAGCAGCCGCTGCCGGTCTACATCTACTACTCGACTGTGCTGGCCGCGCCGGACGGCAGCGTAGAGTTCTTTGAGGACATCTACGGACTCGACCGGGTGCTGGAGCAGTTGCTGGACAAGGGGTTACCTTATCCGTCCTGA